In Ascaphus truei isolate aAscTru1 chromosome 7, aAscTru1.hap1, whole genome shotgun sequence, one genomic interval encodes:
- the PLEKHA3 gene encoding pleckstrin homology domain-containing family A member 3 isoform X1, with amino-acid sequence MEGVLYKWTNYITGWQPRWFVLDNGILSYYDSQDDVCKGSKGSIKMAVCEIKVHSTDNTRMELIIPGEQHFYVKAVNAAERQRWLVALGSSKASLPDTRTRKEKEISETNESLNTKMSELRLYCDLLMQQVHTIQEFVSQDENRPSPSAECLSFSSPVLYSTTYGRYAPCIESTLQENMNEASSLLSATCNTFITTLEECVKIANAKFKPEMYQLPPRDSLVSAVSPSPVQMMKRSMSHPGTYTSERINYSLKDPVSSLHRVSHRRRSAYSETENFNDVFMEDLEKPAHWPRIGINGDLPPANVPEESRHKSRKPSDCADSLAPLSS; translated from the exons GTTGGCAGCCTCGCTGGTTTGTTTTGGACAATGGGATTCTGTCTTACTATGATTCACAAGATGATGTTTGCAAGGGCAGCAAAGGAAGCATTAAAATGGCAGTATGTGAAATTAAAG TTCATTCAACAGACAACACGAGAATGGAGCTCATAATCCCAGGAGAGCAGCATTTCTACGTGAAAGCAGTAAATGCTGCTGAAAGACAGAGGTGGTTGGTAGCGTTAGGAAGTTCGAAAGCCAGCCTGCCTGATACCAGGACTAGGAAAGAGAAAG AAATCAGTGAAACCAATGAATCTCTGAACACCAAAATGTCAGAACTCCGTCTGTATTGCGACCTGTTGATGCAGCAAGTTCATACCATTCAGGAATTTGTGAGTCAGGATGAGAACCGTCCATCACCCAGTGCTGAG tgTCTGTCATTCTCTTCTCCGGTCCTGTATTCTACTACATATGGACGGTATGCACCCTGCATTGAATCTACACTACAAGAA AACATGAATGAAGCATCCTCTCTGCTCAGTGCAACCTGCAACACATTTATCACCACTCTCGAAGAATGTGTCAAGATAGCGAATGCCAAATTCAAGCCAGAAATGTATCAGCTGCCTCCTCGTGATTCTCTGGTGTCTGCGGTGTCTCCTTCACCGGTTCAAATG ATGAAACGCTCGATGAGTCACCCAGGCACTTATACTTCAGAGAG GATTAACTATTCCTTAAAGGATCCAGTTTCCTCCTTACATCGGGTGTCTCACAGGCGACGAAGTGCATATTCTGAAACAGAAAACTTTAACGATGTTTTCATGGAAGATCTAgaaa AGCCTGCACACTGGCCGAGAATTGGGATTAATGGGGATTTGCCTCCAGCAAATGTTCCTGAAGAAAGCCGACATAAGTCAAGGAAACCATCCGACTGCGCCGATTCTCTCGCGCCGCTTTCTTcttga
- the PLEKHA3 gene encoding pleckstrin homology domain-containing family A member 3 isoform X2, giving the protein MEGVLYKWTNYITGWQPRWFVLDNGILSYYDSQDDVCKGSKGSIKMAVCEIKVHSTDNTRMELIIPGEQHFYVKAVNAAERQRWLVALGSSKASLPDTRTRKEKEISETNESLNTKMSELRLYCDLLMQQVHTIQEFVSQDENRPSPSAENMNEASSLLSATCNTFITTLEECVKIANAKFKPEMYQLPPRDSLVSAVSPSPVQMMKRSMSHPGTYTSERINYSLKDPVSSLHRVSHRRRSAYSETENFNDVFMEDLEKPAHWPRIGINGDLPPANVPEESRHKSRKPSDCADSLAPLSS; this is encoded by the exons GTTGGCAGCCTCGCTGGTTTGTTTTGGACAATGGGATTCTGTCTTACTATGATTCACAAGATGATGTTTGCAAGGGCAGCAAAGGAAGCATTAAAATGGCAGTATGTGAAATTAAAG TTCATTCAACAGACAACACGAGAATGGAGCTCATAATCCCAGGAGAGCAGCATTTCTACGTGAAAGCAGTAAATGCTGCTGAAAGACAGAGGTGGTTGGTAGCGTTAGGAAGTTCGAAAGCCAGCCTGCCTGATACCAGGACTAGGAAAGAGAAAG AAATCAGTGAAACCAATGAATCTCTGAACACCAAAATGTCAGAACTCCGTCTGTATTGCGACCTGTTGATGCAGCAAGTTCATACCATTCAGGAATTTGTGAGTCAGGATGAGAACCGTCCATCACCCAGTGCTGAG AACATGAATGAAGCATCCTCTCTGCTCAGTGCAACCTGCAACACATTTATCACCACTCTCGAAGAATGTGTCAAGATAGCGAATGCCAAATTCAAGCCAGAAATGTATCAGCTGCCTCCTCGTGATTCTCTGGTGTCTGCGGTGTCTCCTTCACCGGTTCAAATG ATGAAACGCTCGATGAGTCACCCAGGCACTTATACTTCAGAGAG GATTAACTATTCCTTAAAGGATCCAGTTTCCTCCTTACATCGGGTGTCTCACAGGCGACGAAGTGCATATTCTGAAACAGAAAACTTTAACGATGTTTTCATGGAAGATCTAgaaa AGCCTGCACACTGGCCGAGAATTGGGATTAATGGGGATTTGCCTCCAGCAAATGTTCCTGAAGAAAGCCGACATAAGTCAAGGAAACCATCCGACTGCGCCGATTCTCTCGCGCCGCTTTCTTcttga